A region from the Triticum aestivum cultivar Chinese Spring chromosome 3D, IWGSC CS RefSeq v2.1, whole genome shotgun sequence genome encodes:
- the LOC123077954 gene encoding uncharacterized protein isoform X1: MEARRRLHPPPGAELSRPQPRWVMLDRFVHYKAYAGEAVAEEVMDGTQSAISSTCTNISIAVSLRVAEPPAVSRLYLHWPERFMTASLSQVSQPFIIAAHGRSILFQAYAPFVGDSCPAFYYYPIDYFLYTASGSEKSPCLMRLPPCFDGGDKNPDVDLYFHPYRLQQLRSMWRDDIGLLCRGKGEFVVAQLTFGGQLCVLHRKPGEEEGDMNWSVENMPLPDGDDIPNLLCGSWQTDAIVPYGGCYLCWADCYLGLLFVGVIDKRTKPPCYVPLPDGLDSNRLCIDPGYPDPARRVCVSESGLINLICVGDRAGCSVCASSYSAFTITVCTFTNLREKKWMKCFTMEDIKFWAALDFDKRLPHVLPEFPTISLVKPDVVSFRLNGGNKLFWLIEIDMKKEVLGSTSLYIFEEEEEKCSTDMAHWRSFPGYSFVPSPFTRYLDQHAIRSEKLQNIRLEQAKEKIFVEE; encoded by the exons ATGGAAGCTCGTCGGCGTCTTCATCCGCCACCCGGTGCGGAGCTCTCCCGCCCTCAGCCTCGCTGGGTGATGCTAGATCGCTTCGTCCACTACAAGGCGTACGCTGGTGAGGCTGTTGCGGAGGAGGTAATGGACGGCACGCAATCGGCGATCTCCTCCACCTGCACCAACATAAGCATCGCCGTCTCTCTCAGGGTTGCTGAACCGCCCGCTGTGTCCCGTCTCTACCTCCACTGGCCCGAGCGATTCATGACGGCGTCGTTGAGCCAGGTGAGTCAGCCGTTCATCATCGCGGCTCACGGCCGCTCCATACTTTTCCAGGCGTATGCCCCCTTCGTTGGAGATAGTTGTCCGGCATTCTACTATTACCCCATAGACTATTTCCTCTACACAGCCTCTGGCTCAGAGAAGTCTCCTTGTCTCATGCGACTCCCGCCTTGCTTCGATGGTGGGGACAAGAACCCGGACGTGGATTTGTACTTCCACCCGTACCGTCTCCAGCAGCTGCGATCTATGTGGCGTGATGACATTGGCCTCCTTTGCCGTGGCAAGGGGGAGTTCGTGGTGGCGCAGCTCACATTTGGCGGCCAGCTCTGCGTGCTACACCGTAAACCTGGGGAGGAGGAGGGCGACATGAATTGGAGCGTTGAAAATATGCCCTTACCTGACGGCGATGACATCCCAAACCTGCTGTGTGGTTCGTGGCAAACGGACGCCATCGTCCCCTATGGTGGTTGTTACCTGTGCTGGGCGGATTGCTACCTGGGCTTGCTTTTTGTCGGTGTCATTGACAAGCGGACGAAGCCCCCGTGCTACGTCCCCTTACCTGATGGTCTGGATTCCAATCGTCTGTGCATTGACCCAGGGTATCCTGACCCGGCCCGTCGTGTCTGTGTCTCTGAGTCCGGCTTGATTAACCTCATATGTGTTGGTGATCGTGCTGGCTGCAGTGTGTGTGCCAGTTCTTATTCTGCTTTCACTATCACAGTATGCACTTTCACCAACTTAAGGGAAAAGAAATGGATGAAATGTTTCACCATGGAAGACATCAAGTTCTGGGCTGCTCTTGATTTTGACAAGCGTCTTCCGCATGTGCTACCAGAGTTCCCTACCATCAGCTTGGTTAAGCCTGATGTTGTTTCCTTCCGGTTGAATGGTGGTAATAAACTTTTCTGGCTGATTGAGATTGACATGAAGAAGGAAGTGCTGGGGTCAACCAGTCTCTACAtctttgaagaagaagaagagaaatgctCCACTGACATGGCCCACTGGAGATCATTTCCTGGCTACTCCTTTGTTCCCAGCCCGTTCACCCGATACTTGGACCAGCATGCCATCAGAAG CGAGAAGTTACAGAATATAAGACTTGAACAAGCTAAAGAAAAGATATTTGTTGAAGAGTGA
- the LOC123077954 gene encoding uncharacterized protein isoform X2, protein MEARRRLHPPPGAELSRPQPRWVMLDRFVHYKAYAGEAVAEEVMDGTQSAISSTCTNISIAVSLRVAEPPAVSRLYLHWPERFMTASLSQVSQPFIIAAHGRSILFQAYAPFVGDSCPAFYYYPIDYFLYTASGSEKSPCLMRLPPCFDGGDKNPDVDLYFHPYRLQQLRSMWRDDIGLLCRGKGEFVVAQLTFGGQLCVLHRKPGEEEGDMNWSVENMPLPDGDDIPNLLCGSWQTDAIVPYGGCYLCWADCYLGLLFVGVIDKRTKPPCYVPLPDGLDSNRLCIDPGYPDPARRVCVSESGLINLICVGDRAGCSVCASSYSAFTITVCTFTNLREKKWMKCFTMEDIKFWAALDFDKRLPHVLPEFPTISLVKPDVVSFRLNGGNKLFWLIEIDMKKEVLGSTSLYIFEEEEEKCSTDMAHWRSFPGYSFVPSPFTRYLDQHAIRRIMRSCC, encoded by the exons ATGGAAGCTCGTCGGCGTCTTCATCCGCCACCCGGTGCGGAGCTCTCCCGCCCTCAGCCTCGCTGGGTGATGCTAGATCGCTTCGTCCACTACAAGGCGTACGCTGGTGAGGCTGTTGCGGAGGAGGTAATGGACGGCACGCAATCGGCGATCTCCTCCACCTGCACCAACATAAGCATCGCCGTCTCTCTCAGGGTTGCTGAACCGCCCGCTGTGTCCCGTCTCTACCTCCACTGGCCCGAGCGATTCATGACGGCGTCGTTGAGCCAGGTGAGTCAGCCGTTCATCATCGCGGCTCACGGCCGCTCCATACTTTTCCAGGCGTATGCCCCCTTCGTTGGAGATAGTTGTCCGGCATTCTACTATTACCCCATAGACTATTTCCTCTACACAGCCTCTGGCTCAGAGAAGTCTCCTTGTCTCATGCGACTCCCGCCTTGCTTCGATGGTGGGGACAAGAACCCGGACGTGGATTTGTACTTCCACCCGTACCGTCTCCAGCAGCTGCGATCTATGTGGCGTGATGACATTGGCCTCCTTTGCCGTGGCAAGGGGGAGTTCGTGGTGGCGCAGCTCACATTTGGCGGCCAGCTCTGCGTGCTACACCGTAAACCTGGGGAGGAGGAGGGCGACATGAATTGGAGCGTTGAAAATATGCCCTTACCTGACGGCGATGACATCCCAAACCTGCTGTGTGGTTCGTGGCAAACGGACGCCATCGTCCCCTATGGTGGTTGTTACCTGTGCTGGGCGGATTGCTACCTGGGCTTGCTTTTTGTCGGTGTCATTGACAAGCGGACGAAGCCCCCGTGCTACGTCCCCTTACCTGATGGTCTGGATTCCAATCGTCTGTGCATTGACCCAGGGTATCCTGACCCGGCCCGTCGTGTCTGTGTCTCTGAGTCCGGCTTGATTAACCTCATATGTGTTGGTGATCGTGCTGGCTGCAGTGTGTGTGCCAGTTCTTATTCTGCTTTCACTATCACAGTATGCACTTTCACCAACTTAAGGGAAAAGAAATGGATGAAATGTTTCACCATGGAAGACATCAAGTTCTGGGCTGCTCTTGATTTTGACAAGCGTCTTCCGCATGTGCTACCAGAGTTCCCTACCATCAGCTTGGTTAAGCCTGATGTTGTTTCCTTCCGGTTGAATGGTGGTAATAAACTTTTCTGGCTGATTGAGATTGACATGAAGAAGGAAGTGCTGGGGTCAACCAGTCTCTACAtctttgaagaagaagaagagaaatgctCCACTGACATGGCCCACTGGAGATCATTTCCTGGCTACTCCTTTGTTCCCAGCCCGTTCACCCGATACTTGGACCAGCATGCCATCAGAAG AATAATGAGGTCGTGCTGCTAG
- the LOC123077954 gene encoding uncharacterized protein isoform X3, with amino-acid sequence MEARRRLHPPPGAELSRPQPRWVMLDRFVHYKAYAGEAVAEEVMDGTQSAISSTCTNISIAVSLRVAEPPAVSRLYLHWPERFMTASLSQSPCLMRLPPCFDGGDKNPDVDLYFHPYRLQQLRSMWRDDIGLLCRGKGEFVVAQLTFGGQLCVLHRKPGEEEGDMNWSVENMPLPDGDDIPNLLCGSWQTDAIVPYGGCYLCWADCYLGLLFVGVIDKRTKPPCYVPLPDGLDSNRLCIDPGYPDPARRVCVSESGLINLICVGDRAGCSVCASSYSAFTITVCTFTNLREKKWMKCFTMEDIKFWAALDFDKRLPHVLPEFPTISLVKPDVVSFRLNGGNKLFWLIEIDMKKEVLGSTSLYIFEEEEEKCSTDMAHWRSFPGYSFVPSPFTRYLDQHAIRSEKLQNIRLEQAKEKIFVEE; translated from the exons ATGGAAGCTCGTCGGCGTCTTCATCCGCCACCCGGTGCGGAGCTCTCCCGCCCTCAGCCTCGCTGGGTGATGCTAGATCGCTTCGTCCACTACAAGGCGTACGCTGGTGAGGCTGTTGCGGAGGAGGTAATGGACGGCACGCAATCGGCGATCTCCTCCACCTGCACCAACATAAGCATCGCCGTCTCTCTCAGGGTTGCTGAACCGCCCGCTGTGTCCCGTCTCTACCTCCACTGGCCCGAGCGATTCATGACGGCGTCGTTGAGCCAG TCTCCTTGTCTCATGCGACTCCCGCCTTGCTTCGATGGTGGGGACAAGAACCCGGACGTGGATTTGTACTTCCACCCGTACCGTCTCCAGCAGCTGCGATCTATGTGGCGTGATGACATTGGCCTCCTTTGCCGTGGCAAGGGGGAGTTCGTGGTGGCGCAGCTCACATTTGGCGGCCAGCTCTGCGTGCTACACCGTAAACCTGGGGAGGAGGAGGGCGACATGAATTGGAGCGTTGAAAATATGCCCTTACCTGACGGCGATGACATCCCAAACCTGCTGTGTGGTTCGTGGCAAACGGACGCCATCGTCCCCTATGGTGGTTGTTACCTGTGCTGGGCGGATTGCTACCTGGGCTTGCTTTTTGTCGGTGTCATTGACAAGCGGACGAAGCCCCCGTGCTACGTCCCCTTACCTGATGGTCTGGATTCCAATCGTCTGTGCATTGACCCAGGGTATCCTGACCCGGCCCGTCGTGTCTGTGTCTCTGAGTCCGGCTTGATTAACCTCATATGTGTTGGTGATCGTGCTGGCTGCAGTGTGTGTGCCAGTTCTTATTCTGCTTTCACTATCACAGTATGCACTTTCACCAACTTAAGGGAAAAGAAATGGATGAAATGTTTCACCATGGAAGACATCAAGTTCTGGGCTGCTCTTGATTTTGACAAGCGTCTTCCGCATGTGCTACCAGAGTTCCCTACCATCAGCTTGGTTAAGCCTGATGTTGTTTCCTTCCGGTTGAATGGTGGTAATAAACTTTTCTGGCTGATTGAGATTGACATGAAGAAGGAAGTGCTGGGGTCAACCAGTCTCTACAtctttgaagaagaagaagagaaatgctCCACTGACATGGCCCACTGGAGATCATTTCCTGGCTACTCCTTTGTTCCCAGCCCGTTCACCCGATACTTGGACCAGCATGCCATCAGAAG CGAGAAGTTACAGAATATAAGACTTGAACAAGCTAAAGAAAAGATATTTGTTGAAGAGTGA